A region of Pseudomonas sp. Marseille-Q3773 DNA encodes the following proteins:
- a CDS encoding acyl-CoA dehydrogenase C-terminal domain-containing protein: MTSYTAPLRDMRFVLHDVFNAPALWARLPALAERIDAETADAILEEAAKVTGQLIAPLSRNGDEQGVRFEAGSVTTPDGFREAWHTYREGGWVGLGGNPEHGGMGMPKMLGVLFEEMLYAADCSFSLYSALSAGSCLAIDAHASEALKATYLPPLYAGRWAGTMCLTEPHAGTDLGLIRSRAEPQADGSYRISGSKIFITGGEQDLTENIIHLVLAKLPDAPAGAKGISLFLVPKYLVEADGSLGRRNPVHCGSVEHKMGIKASATCVMNFDGAVGYLVGEPNKGLAAMFTMMNYERLSIGLQGIGCAEASYQSAARYANERLQSRAASGPQARDKVADPIIQHGDVRRMLLTMRTLTEGGRAFAAYVGQQLDLARYADDAGEREHAQRLVALLTPVAKAFFTDNGLESCVLGQQVYGGHGYIREWGQEQRVRDVRIAQIYEGTNGIQALDLLGRKVLADGGQALASFAAEVRAFSLDAPLYREALQASLARLEATSAWLRSRAGEEPNLVSAVAVEYLQLFGLTAYAYMWARMAAVALAKRDEDGAFHEAKLACAQFYFQRVLPRGLGLEATIRAGSASLYGLTAEQF, translated from the coding sequence ATGACTTCCTATACCGCCCCCCTGCGCGACATGCGCTTCGTCCTGCATGATGTGTTCAACGCCCCTGCCCTGTGGGCTCGCCTGCCTGCCCTGGCCGAGCGCATCGATGCTGAAACCGCCGATGCCATCCTCGAGGAAGCGGCCAAGGTCACCGGCCAGCTGATCGCCCCGCTCAGCCGCAACGGTGACGAGCAAGGCGTGCGCTTCGAGGCCGGCAGCGTCACCACCCCCGATGGCTTCCGTGAGGCCTGGCACACCTACCGCGAAGGCGGCTGGGTCGGCCTGGGTGGCAACCCTGAGCATGGCGGCATGGGCATGCCGAAAATGCTCGGCGTGCTGTTCGAGGAAATGCTCTATGCCGCCGATTGCAGCTTCAGCCTGTATTCGGCATTGAGCGCCGGCAGCTGCCTGGCGATCGATGCCCACGCCAGCGAAGCGCTGAAGGCCACCTACCTGCCGCCCCTGTACGCCGGGCGCTGGGCCGGCACCATGTGCCTCACCGAGCCCCATGCCGGCACCGACCTGGGGCTGATCCGCAGCCGCGCCGAACCCCAGGCCGACGGCAGCTATCGCATCAGCGGCAGCAAGATCTTCATCACCGGCGGCGAGCAGGACCTGACCGAGAACATCATCCACCTGGTGCTGGCCAAGCTGCCCGATGCACCAGCCGGTGCCAAGGGCATTTCGCTGTTCCTGGTGCCCAAGTACCTGGTCGAGGCCGATGGCAGCCTGGGCAGACGCAACCCCGTCCATTGCGGCTCGGTCGAACACAAGATGGGCATCAAGGCCTCGGCCACCTGCGTGATGAACTTCGACGGCGCGGTCGGCTACCTGGTGGGCGAGCCGAACAAGGGCCTGGCCGCGATGTTCACCATGATGAACTATGAACGCCTGTCCATCGGCCTGCAGGGTATCGGCTGTGCCGAAGCGTCCTACCAGAGCGCCGCCCGCTATGCCAATGAGCGCCTGCAAAGCCGCGCCGCCAGTGGCCCGCAGGCCAGGGACAAGGTGGCCGACCCGATCATCCAGCACGGTGACGTGCGGCGCATGCTGCTGACCATGCGCACCCTCACCGAAGGTGGCCGGGCGTTCGCCGCCTACGTTGGCCAACAACTGGACCTGGCGCGCTACGCCGACGACGCCGGTGAACGCGAGCACGCCCAGCGCCTGGTGGCGCTGCTGACACCGGTGGCCAAGGCGTTCTTCACCGACAACGGCCTGGAGAGCTGCGTGCTCGGCCAGCAGGTGTATGGGGGCCATGGCTACATCCGTGAATGGGGCCAGGAACAGCGCGTGCGTGACGTGCGCATCGCCCAGATCTATGAGGGCACCAACGGCATTCAGGCCCTTGACCTGCTCGGGCGCAAGGTGCTGGCCGACGGCGGCCAGGCACTGGCCAGCTTTGCTGCCGAGGTACGCGCGTTCAGCCTCGACGCGCCGCTGTACCGTGAAGCCCTGCAAGCGAGCCTGGCGCGGCTGGAGGCGACCAGCGCCTGGCTGCGCTCGCGGGCCGGCGAGGAGCCCAACCTGGTCAGTGCCGTGGCGGTAGAATATCTGCAACTGTTCGGGCTGACCGCGTATGCCTACATGTGGGCGCGGATGGCTGCGGTGGCGTTGGCCAAGCGTGACGAGGATGGCGCATTCCATGAGGCCAAGCTGGCGTGCGCGCAGTTCTACTTCCAGCGGGTGCTGCCGCGTGGCCTGGGCCTGGAGGCGACTATTCGCGCAGGCAGCGCCAGCCTTTATGGGCTGACCGCCGAACAGTTCTGA
- a CDS encoding acyl-CoA synthetase has product MSIYAQGLMPAAVNHVALTPLSFIERTAAVYGNYPAVIHGAIRRDWQETYQRCRRLASALAGRGIGRGDTVAVMLPNIPAMLEAHFGVPMTGAVLNPLNVRLAPEAIAFMLQHGEAKVLIPAREFHTVIEAALALLEPPPLVVDVDDPEYGEGRALSELDYEAFLAEGDPEFAWEWPDDEWQAISLNYTSGTTGNPKGVVYHHRGAYLNALGNQMTWAMGHRPVYLWTLPMFHCNGWCYPWTITALAGTHVFLRRVDPQKILNLIREHRVSHLCGAPIVLNALVNMPESAKAAIEHPVQAMVAGAAPPAKVIGAVEEMGIQVTHTYGLTEVYGPVTVCAWHDEWDQLALEERARIKSRQGVRYPTLDGLMVADPQTLEPVPRDGNTLGEIFMRGNTVMKGYLKNPEATAEAFRGGWFHTGDLAVWHADGYVEIKDRLKDIIISGGENISTIEVEDALYKHPAVLEAAVVARPDEKWGETPCAFVALKPGREDTREADITGWCREHLAGFKVPKTVVFGELPKTSTGKIQKYVLRDRAKAL; this is encoded by the coding sequence ATGTCGATCTACGCCCAGGGCCTGATGCCCGCAGCCGTCAACCATGTCGCCCTCACCCCGCTGAGCTTCATCGAGCGCACCGCTGCCGTTTACGGCAACTACCCCGCAGTGATACACGGAGCCATCCGCCGCGACTGGCAGGAAACCTACCAGCGCTGCCGACGCCTGGCCAGCGCCCTGGCGGGCCGAGGTATCGGCCGTGGCGATACCGTGGCGGTGATGTTGCCGAACATTCCGGCCATGCTCGAGGCCCACTTTGGCGTGCCCATGACCGGTGCCGTGCTCAACCCCCTGAACGTGCGCCTGGCCCCCGAGGCCATCGCCTTCATGCTGCAACATGGCGAGGCCAAGGTGCTGATTCCCGCCCGCGAGTTCCATACGGTCATCGAGGCTGCCCTGGCCCTGCTCGAACCCCCGCCACTGGTGGTGGATGTGGATGACCCGGAGTACGGCGAAGGCCGTGCGCTCAGCGAGCTGGACTACGAGGCATTCCTCGCCGAAGGCGACCCGGAATTTGCCTGGGAATGGCCCGACGACGAGTGGCAGGCGATCTCGCTCAACTACACCTCCGGCACCACCGGCAACCCCAAGGGCGTGGTCTATCACCACCGCGGCGCCTACCTGAATGCCCTGGGCAACCAAATGACCTGGGCCATGGGCCATCGCCCGGTGTACCTGTGGACCCTGCCGATGTTCCACTGCAACGGCTGGTGCTACCCATGGACCATCACCGCGCTGGCCGGCACCCACGTGTTCCTGCGCCGGGTCGACCCGCAGAAAATCCTCAACCTGATCCGCGAACACCGGGTCAGCCACCTGTGCGGCGCGCCGATCGTGCTCAACGCCCTGGTCAACATGCCCGAGTCGGCCAAGGCGGCCATCGAGCACCCGGTGCAGGCCATGGTCGCCGGCGCCGCGCCTCCCGCCAAGGTGATCGGCGCCGTGGAGGAAATGGGCATACAGGTGACCCACACCTACGGCCTGACCGAAGTCTATGGCCCGGTTACCGTGTGCGCCTGGCATGACGAATGGGACCAACTTGCGCTGGAAGAACGCGCGCGGATCAAGTCACGCCAGGGCGTGCGCTACCCGACCCTTGATGGCTTGATGGTCGCCGACCCGCAGACCCTTGAGCCGGTACCGCGCGACGGCAATACCTTGGGCGAGATCTTCATGCGCGGCAACACCGTGATGAAGGGCTACCTGAAAAACCCCGAAGCGACCGCGGAAGCCTTCCGTGGCGGCTGGTTCCACACCGGCGACCTGGCCGTGTGGCATGCCGACGGCTATGTCGAGATCAAGGACCGGCTCAAGGACATCATCATTTCCGGCGGCGAGAACATTTCCACCATCGAGGTCGAGGATGCCCTGTACAAGCACCCCGCCGTGCTGGAAGCCGCGGTAGTGGCTCGCCCGGACGAAAAATGGGGAGAAACCCCGTGCGCCTTCGTCGCCCTCAAGCCGGGCCGCGAAGACACCCGCGAAGCCGACATCACCGGCTGGTGCCGCGAGCACCTGGCCGGGTTCAAGGTACCGAAGACCGTGGTCTTCGGCGAACTGCCGAAAACCTCCACCGGCAAGATCCAGAAATACGTGCTGCGCGACCGGGCCAAGGCCCTCTGA
- a CDS encoding PAS domain S-box protein codes for MDKTAYPLLAKDPQPSLMLAGDARPLALNPAMQAWLDEGPVLASWLPANCAALVRACLRQHRAIAGVEVQVGERIVLWNFIPDDQGQHVLARCRDASDERHGAREASRARRLYRLIIENTTDLISRHSPDGRFLDASPAAFRLLGLWPEQLRGMAVHSLLHPRERRQVLRQAAAALDQDGYHTMTCRVRQAAGGYRWFEIASRAIRETYTGAVVEVVSVSRDITLRIEAQEGLAHSARLATLGELASGIAHEINQPLAAVVNYANASQRYLQGVAHDPQARERVGQGLQRISEQATHAAEVIRRLRAFLRKEPRRLQALDVAEVAGEAMRLCAWEAARDQVLVELRMSGQLPSVYADRVLLEQVLLNLLRNAIEANREQHGERPSRILLSAERDGDGVRVEVADQGPGVAPGQLDEIFTPFTTSKADGLGLGLSMSRSLIEGFGGSLWARPGDKGGLVLCCRLAVSRG; via the coding sequence GTGGACAAGACTGCCTACCCCTTGCTCGCCAAGGACCCCCAGCCCAGCCTGATGCTGGCCGGTGATGCCAGGCCGCTGGCGCTCAACCCGGCGATGCAGGCGTGGCTCGATGAAGGCCCAGTACTGGCCAGCTGGCTGCCGGCCAACTGTGCCGCCCTGGTGCGCGCCTGCCTGCGCCAGCACCGGGCAATTGCCGGCGTCGAGGTGCAGGTCGGCGAGCGCATCGTGTTGTGGAATTTCATTCCCGACGATCAGGGCCAGCACGTGCTGGCGCGTTGCCGCGATGCCAGCGACGAGCGCCACGGTGCGCGCGAAGCCAGCCGCGCCCGGCGCCTGTACCGGCTGATCATCGAGAACACCACCGACCTGATCTCCCGGCACAGTCCTGATGGCCGTTTTCTCGATGCCTCGCCGGCGGCATTCCGCCTGCTCGGACTGTGGCCCGAGCAATTGCGCGGCATGGCCGTGCACAGCCTGCTGCACCCACGCGAACGTCGCCAGGTGCTGCGTCAGGCCGCGGCGGCCCTGGACCAGGACGGTTACCACACCATGACCTGCCGGGTGCGCCAGGCCGCAGGCGGCTACCGCTGGTTCGAAATTGCCAGCCGGGCGATCCGCGAAACCTACACCGGCGCGGTGGTGGAGGTGGTCAGCGTGTCCCGCGACATCACCTTGCGTATCGAGGCCCAGGAGGGCCTGGCGCACAGTGCCCGCCTGGCCACCCTGGGCGAGCTGGCTTCAGGTATCGCCCACGAGATCAACCAACCATTGGCCGCCGTGGTCAACTATGCCAATGCCAGCCAGCGCTACCTGCAGGGCGTGGCGCACGACCCGCAGGCGCGCGAGCGGGTCGGGCAGGGCCTGCAGCGCATCAGCGAGCAGGCCACCCATGCCGCCGAAGTGATCCGCCGCCTGCGTGCCTTCCTGCGCAAGGAGCCGCGCCGCCTGCAGGCGCTGGACGTGGCCGAGGTGGCCGGTGAAGCCATGCGCCTGTGTGCCTGGGAAGCCGCGCGCGACCAGGTGCTGGTCGAACTGCGCATGAGCGGGCAACTGCCCTCGGTGTACGCCGACCGGGTATTGCTCGAGCAAGTGCTGCTCAACCTGCTGCGCAATGCCATCGAGGCCAACCGTGAGCAGCACGGCGAGCGACCGTCGCGTATCCTGCTGAGCGCCGAGCGCGATGGTGACGGCGTGCGGGTGGAAGTGGCCGACCAGGGGCCAGGCGTAGCCCCCGGGCAGCTGGACGAAATCTTCACGCCTTTCACCACCAGCAAGGCCGATGGCCTGGGCCTGGGGTTGAGCATGAGCCGCAGCCTGATCGAAGGCTTTGGCGGCAGCCTGTGGGCGCGGCCCGGTGACAAGGGTGGTCTGGTGCTGTGCTGCCGTCTGGCGGTCAGCAGGGGATAA
- a CDS encoding response regulator: protein MQAKVYVVDDDQGMRDSTVWLLQSVGLQALPFASGQAFLDACVDEGPACVLLDVRMPGLGGLAVQQAMRERGLALPVIFVSGHADVPIVVRAFKSGACDFIEKPYNDQLLLDSVQAALEHAGRARQDGQALAQVQARIDALTPRERDVFVPLAQGLNNREIAERLGVSVKTVDLYRGRVMKRLQAQSLAELVGMAIACGAVQALGLRAL from the coding sequence GTGCAAGCGAAAGTGTATGTGGTCGATGACGACCAGGGCATGCGGGATTCGACCGTGTGGCTGTTGCAGTCGGTAGGTTTGCAGGCCCTGCCGTTCGCCAGCGGGCAGGCGTTTCTTGACGCCTGCGTTGATGAGGGGCCTGCCTGTGTGCTGCTGGATGTGCGCATGCCGGGGCTGGGCGGGTTGGCGGTGCAGCAGGCGATGCGTGAACGTGGCCTGGCGCTGCCGGTGATTTTCGTCAGTGGCCATGCCGATGTGCCGATCGTGGTGCGGGCGTTCAAGAGCGGCGCCTGCGATTTCATCGAAAAGCCGTACAACGACCAGTTGCTGCTTGACAGCGTGCAGGCCGCGCTGGAACACGCCGGGCGCGCACGCCAGGACGGCCAGGCACTGGCGCAGGTGCAGGCGCGTATCGATGCCCTGACACCGCGCGAGCGCGACGTGTTCGTGCCGTTGGCCCAAGGCTTGAACAACCGCGAGATCGCCGAGCGGCTGGGGGTCAGCGTGAAGACCGTCGACCTGTACCGCGGCCGGGTGATGAAGCGCTTGCAGGCACAAAGCCTGGCCGAGCTGGTCGGCATGGCCATTGCCTGCGGTGCGGTGCAGGCATTGGGCCTGCGAGCCCTCTGA
- a CDS encoding MarR family transcriptional regulator, with protein MAHFTPDNFQTCAIGMLLGRAAILKDRILDWHLESEGVTAAQFKVLIIVTQYQVDTPAELCRYLGLDSGSMTRMLDRLEQKELIVRNRCADDRRQVRLALTADGQRLADRLPEIGAAAMNELCGALDAEELKALEGLLAKVLLAAGDPLTIRRFGDR; from the coding sequence ATGGCCCATTTCACCCCAGACAACTTCCAGACCTGCGCCATCGGCATGCTGCTTGGCCGCGCTGCGATCCTCAAGGACCGCATCCTCGACTGGCACCTCGAATCCGAGGGCGTCACCGCCGCGCAGTTCAAGGTGCTGATCATCGTCACCCAGTACCAGGTGGATACCCCGGCCGAACTGTGCCGCTACCTGGGCCTGGACAGCGGCTCGATGACGCGCATGCTCGACCGCCTCGAGCAGAAGGAACTGATCGTGCGCAATCGCTGTGCCGACGACCGTCGCCAGGTGCGGCTGGCCTTGACCGCCGACGGCCAGCGCCTGGCCGACCGGCTGCCGGAAATCGGCGCCGCCGCCATGAACGAATTGTGCGGCGCACTGGACGCCGAAGAACTCAAGGCCCTGGAGGGCCTGCTGGCCAAGGTACTGCTTGCTGCCGGCGACCCGTTGACGATCCGCCGCTTCGGCGATCGCTGA
- a CDS encoding HlyD family efflux transporter periplasmic adaptor subunit: MATSTDTPSPSAPPEPSRKRKAWLLALLLLVILAAAGAWAWYSLVGRWHESTDDAYVNGNVVEITPLVSGTVISIGADDGDLVHAGQVLLQFDPADSEVALQSAEARLARSVRQVRGLYSNVDSLKAQLETRQAELRKAQQDFNRRKVLAESGAIAAEELSHARDDLSVAQAAVNSARQQLSTSSALVDDTVVSSHPEVMAAAADLRQAYLDHARTTLVAPVTGYVAKRTVQLGQRLQPGTATMAVIPLDQVWIDANFKETQLRDMRIGQPVQISADLYGSEVKYSGTVDSLGAGTGSAFALLPAQNATGNWIKIVQRVPVRIHLSPDQLKEHPLRIGLSTVVEVDLHDQSGPALAQQPPQQASYTTQVYDRQLVEADNLIARLIHENSATGKTAQR; this comes from the coding sequence ATGGCCACTTCCACAGACACCCCGTCTCCCTCCGCACCGCCCGAGCCCTCGCGCAAGCGCAAGGCCTGGCTGCTTGCCCTGTTGTTGCTGGTGATCCTGGCCGCCGCAGGCGCCTGGGCCTGGTACAGCCTGGTCGGGCGTTGGCACGAAAGCACCGACGATGCCTATGTCAACGGCAACGTGGTGGAAATCACGCCGCTGGTCAGCGGTACGGTCATCAGCATCGGCGCCGATGACGGCGACCTGGTGCATGCTGGCCAGGTGCTGCTGCAATTCGACCCGGCCGACAGCGAAGTGGCCCTGCAGTCCGCCGAAGCCAGGCTGGCGCGCAGTGTGCGCCAGGTGCGCGGACTGTACAGCAACGTCGACTCGCTCAAGGCCCAGCTGGAAACCCGCCAGGCCGAATTGCGCAAGGCCCAACAGGACTTCAACCGGCGCAAGGTGCTGGCTGAAAGCGGGGCGATTGCCGCTGAAGAGCTGTCCCATGCCCGCGATGACCTCAGCGTGGCCCAGGCCGCGGTCAACAGCGCGCGTCAGCAACTGAGTACCAGCAGTGCGCTGGTCGACGACACCGTGGTGTCCTCGCACCCCGAGGTGATGGCGGCTGCCGCCGACCTGCGCCAGGCTTACCTTGACCACGCCCGTACCACCCTGGTCGCGCCGGTGACTGGCTACGTCGCCAAGCGTACCGTGCAGCTGGGCCAGCGCCTGCAGCCTGGCACCGCGACCATGGCGGTGATTCCACTGGACCAGGTGTGGATCGATGCCAACTTCAAGGAAACCCAGCTGCGTGACATGCGCATCGGCCAACCGGTGCAGATCAGCGCCGACCTGTATGGCAGCGAGGTCAAGTACAGCGGCACGGTCGACAGCCTTGGCGCCGGCACCGGCAGTGCCTTCGCCCTGTTGCCGGCGCAGAATGCCACTGGTAACTGGATCAAGATCGTCCAGCGGGTGCCGGTACGCATTCACCTCAGCCCCGATCAGCTCAAGGAGCACCCGCTGCGTATCGGCCTGTCCACCGTGGTCGAGGTCGACCTGCATGACCAGAGCGGCCCGGCATTGGCCCAGCAGCCGCCGCAGCAGGCCAGCTATACCACCCAGGTCTATGATCGCCAGTTGGTCGAAGCCGACAACCTGATCGCCCGGCTGATCCACGAAAACAGCGCCACCGGCAAGACGGCGCAGCGATGA
- a CDS encoding DHA2 family efflux MFS transporter permease subunit, which yields MSNTTAAQFTPPSLLLTTVGLSLATFMQVLDTTIANVALPTISGNLGVSYEQGTWVITSFAVSNAIALPLTGWLSRRFGEVKLFIWATLLFVLASFLCGIAQSMPELVGFRVLQGVVAGPLYPMTQTLLIAVYPPAKRGMALALLAMVTVVAPIAGPILGGWITDSYSWPWIFFINVPIGLFAAAVVRQQMRSRPVVTSRQPMDYIGLLTLIIGVGALQVVLDKGNDLDWFESSFIVTGSLISLVFLAVFVIWELTDRHPVVNLRLFVHRNFRVGTLVLVGGYAGFFGINLILPQWLQTQMGYTATWAGLAVAPIGLLPVIMSPFVGKYAHRFDLRVLAGLAFLAIGTSCYMRAGFTSEVDFQHVALVQLFMGIGVALFFMPTLSILLSDLPPHQIADGSGLATFLRTLGGSFAASLTTWIWIRRADQHHAYLSEHISQFDPATRHTLEQLGGASPQSYAQLEQMLNGQAYMMSTVDYFTLMTWVFAGLILLVWFAKPPFTAKAGPASAGH from the coding sequence ATGAGCAATACCACCGCGGCCCAGTTCACCCCGCCGAGCCTGCTGCTGACCACCGTCGGCCTGTCGCTGGCGACCTTCATGCAGGTGCTCGATACCACCATTGCCAACGTCGCCCTGCCGACCATTTCCGGCAACCTCGGGGTGAGCTACGAGCAGGGTACCTGGGTCATCACCTCGTTCGCGGTGAGCAACGCCATCGCCTTGCCGCTTACCGGCTGGCTGAGCCGACGGTTTGGCGAGGTGAAGCTGTTCATATGGGCCACGCTGCTGTTCGTGCTGGCCTCGTTCCTCTGCGGGATTGCCCAGTCGATGCCGGAACTGGTCGGTTTTCGCGTGTTGCAGGGCGTGGTGGCCGGGCCGTTGTACCCGATGACCCAGACGTTGCTGATTGCGGTGTATCCGCCGGCCAAGCGGGGGATGGCCCTGGCACTGCTGGCGATGGTAACGGTGGTGGCGCCGATTGCCGGGCCGATCCTCGGCGGCTGGATCACCGACAGCTACAGCTGGCCGTGGATCTTCTTCATCAACGTGCCCATCGGCCTGTTCGCCGCCGCCGTGGTGCGCCAGCAGATGCGCAGTCGGCCGGTGGTCACCAGCCGCCAGCCGATGGACTATATCGGCCTGCTGACGCTGATCATTGGCGTCGGTGCCTTGCAGGTCGTACTCGACAAAGGCAACGACCTGGACTGGTTCGAATCGTCGTTCATCGTCACCGGCAGCCTGATTTCGCTGGTGTTCCTGGCAGTGTTCGTGATCTGGGAACTGACCGACCGCCACCCGGTGGTGAACCTGCGGCTGTTCGTGCACCGCAACTTCCGGGTCGGTACCCTGGTGCTGGTCGGCGGCTATGCCGGGTTCTTCGGCATCAACCTGATCCTGCCGCAGTGGTTGCAGACGCAGATGGGCTACACCGCCACCTGGGCCGGCCTGGCGGTGGCGCCGATCGGTCTGTTGCCGGTGATCATGTCGCCGTTCGTGGGCAAGTATGCGCACCGTTTCGACCTGCGCGTGCTGGCGGGGCTGGCATTTCTGGCGATCGGTACCAGCTGCTACATGCGCGCCGGGTTCACCAGCGAGGTGGACTTCCAGCACGTGGCCCTGGTGCAACTGTTCATGGGTATCGGCGTGGCACTGTTCTTCATGCCGACCTTGAGCATCCTGCTGTCCGACCTGCCGCCGCACCAGATTGCCGATGGCTCCGGGCTGGCGACCTTCCTGCGGACCCTGGGCGGGAGTTTTGCGGCGTCGCTGACGACCTGGATCTGGATTCGCCGGGCGGACCAGCACCATGCCTACCTGAGCGAACATATCAGCCAGTTCGACCCGGCGACACGGCATACCCTGGAGCAGCTCGGCGGGGCCAGCCCGCAAAGCTATGCCCAGCTGGAGCAGATGCTCAACGGCCAGGCGTACATGATGTCGACGGTGGATTACTTCACTTTGATGACCTGGGTGTTTGCCGGGTTGATCCTGCTGGTGTGGTTTGCCAAGCCGCCCTTTACCGCCAAGGCGGGGCCGGCGTCGGCGGGGCATTGA
- a CDS encoding SDR family oxidoreductase: MENVIVITGASRGIGAATALLAARQGYRICINYHADHQAAENVLHQVRALGAEAIAVRADASVEDEVIQLFLRVDQELGPVTALVNNAGTIGQQSRVEDMSEFRLLKVMKTNVVGPMLCAKHALLRMARRHGGQGGAIVNVSSVAARLGSPNEYVDYATSKGALDTFTIGLAKEVAGEGVRVNGVRPGYIHTGFHALSGDPDRVSKLESGLPMGRGGRPEEVAEAILWLLSDKASYSTGSFVDLGGGR, from the coding sequence ATGGAGAACGTCATCGTCATCACCGGTGCCAGCCGTGGCATCGGTGCCGCCACAGCGCTGCTGGCCGCCCGCCAGGGCTACCGCATCTGCATCAATTACCACGCCGACCACCAGGCCGCGGAGAATGTCCTCCATCAGGTTCGTGCCCTGGGCGCCGAGGCCATTGCGGTGCGTGCCGACGCCAGCGTCGAGGATGAAGTCATACAGTTGTTCCTGCGCGTCGACCAGGAACTTGGCCCGGTCACCGCGCTGGTCAACAACGCCGGCACCATTGGCCAGCAGAGCCGGGTCGAGGACATGTCCGAATTTCGCCTGCTCAAGGTCATGAAAACCAACGTCGTCGGCCCCATGCTCTGTGCCAAGCACGCCTTGCTGCGCATGGCGCGTCGACACGGCGGGCAGGGCGGGGCCATCGTCAACGTGTCGTCAGTGGCCGCACGCCTGGGCTCGCCCAACGAATACGTGGACTACGCCACCTCCAAAGGCGCACTGGACACCTTCACCATTGGCCTGGCCAAGGAAGTCGCAGGCGAGGGCGTGCGGGTCAATGGTGTTCGGCCAGGCTATATCCACACCGGGTTCCACGCGCTTTCCGGCGACCCCGACCGTGTCAGCAAACTTGAATCCGGCTTGCCCATGGGCCGCGGCGGGCGCCCCGAGGAAGTCGCCGAGGCCATTCTCTGGCTGCTTTCGGACAAGGCCTCGTATTCCACCGGCAGCTTCGTCGACCTGGGCGGCGGGCGCTGA